One stretch of Falco naumanni isolate bFalNau1 chromosome 7, bFalNau1.pat, whole genome shotgun sequence DNA includes these proteins:
- the LARGE2 gene encoding LOW QUALITY PROTEIN: LARGE xylosyl- and glucuronyltransferase 2 (The sequence of the model RefSeq protein was modified relative to this genomic sequence to represent the inferred CDS: deleted 1 base in 1 codon), translating into MLRSWRMKLKLLLATVTLAILLSWLYLFVGSLEYGRFLLLPPCLGEQPTRDVEREALASRVRRVEEENEQLRLQLGQAQAEGSDGSPQWGTSAEDGDPHGGERSNRTACPKQRTVHKCELLHIAIVCAGHNASRDVVTLVKSILFHRKNPLHFHFITDSVAHRILQMLFQSWMVPSVHVSFYNADDLKPEVSWIPNKHYSGIYGLMKLTLTKALPSNLSKVIVLDTDITFATDIAELWAVFGKFSDKQVIGLVENQSDWYLGNLWKNHKPWPALGRGFNTGVILLLLDRLRRLGWEQMWRLTAERELMSMLSTSLADQDIFNAVIKQNPALVYRLPCFWNVQLSDHTRSEQCYTELSDLKVIHWNSPKKLRVKNKHVEFFRNLYLTFLEYDGNLLRRELFGCASLPSPPSDQLQQALEELDEDDPCYDFRQQHLTQHRIHLFFLQYEFLALPGPTDVTLVAQLSMDRLQMLEAICKHWAGPISLALYMSDAEAQQFLRYAQASEVLSARRNVAYHIVYKEGQFYPINLLRNVALANTQTPYVFLTDIDFLPMYGLYNYLRNSIQQLELPQRKAALIVPAFETLHYRLTFPKSKAELLSMLDMGSLYTFRYHVWPKGHAPTDYAKWRTATVPYRVAWQPDFEPYVVVRRDCPRYDQRFVGFGWNKVSHIMELDAQEYELLVLPNAFMIHMPHAPSFDISKFRLSAGYRGCLQTLREEFHQDLSRRYGAAALKYLTAERSL; encoded by the exons ATGTTGCGCTCCTGGCGCATgaagctgaagctgctgctCGCCACGGTGACCCTGGCCATCCTCCTCTCCTGGCTCTACCTCTTCGTGGGCAGCCTCGAGT ATGGCCGCTTCCTCCTGCTGCCGCCCTGCCTGGGCGAGCAGCCGACCCGGGACGTGGAGCGGGAGGCGCTGGCCTCGCGGGTGCGCCGGGTGGAGGAGGAGAACGAGCAGCTCCGTCTGCAGCTCGGCCAGGCGCAGGCGGAAGGCAGCGATGGCAGCCCGCAGTGGGGGACCTCTGCCGAGGATGGGGACCCCCACGGGGGTGAGAGGAGCAACCGCACGGCCTGCCCCAAGCAGCGGACGGTGCACAAGTGTGAG CTCCTGCACATTGCGATTGTGTGCGCCGGGCACAACGCGAGCCGGGATGTGGTCACCCTGGTGAAATCCATCCTCTTCCACAG GAAAAACCCCCTCCACTTCCACTTCATCACGGACTCCGTGGCCCACCGAATCCTCCAGATGCTCTTCCAGTCCTGGATGGTGCCCTCCGTCCACGTCAGCTTCTACAACGCCGATGACTTGAAG CCGGAGGTGTCCTGGATCCCCAACAAGCACTACTCTGGCATCTACGGGCTGATGAAGCTGACGCTTACCAAGGCACTGCCCTCCAACCTCTCCAAGGTCATCGTCTTGGACACCGACATCACCTTCGCCACCGACATCGCCGAGCTCTGGGCCGTCTTTGGGAAGTTTTCTG ACAAGCAGGTGATTGGGCTGGTGGAGAACCAAAGCGACTGGTATTTGGGCAACCTGTGGAAAAACCACAAACCGTGGCCGGCCCTGGGACGCGGCTTCAACACGG GGGTGATCCTGCTCCTTCTGGACCGCCTGCGTcgcctgggctgggagcagatgTGGCGGCTGACGGCGGAGCGGGAGCTCATGAGCATGCTCTCCACCTCGCTGGCCGACCAG GACATCTTTAACGCGGTGATCAAGCAGAACCCGGCCCTGGTGTACCGGCTCCCCTGCTTCTGGAACGTGCAGCTCTCCGATCACACCCGCTCGGAGCAGTGCTACACCGAGCTCTCGGATCTCAAG GTGATCCACTGGAACTCGCCCAAGAAGCTGCGCGTGAAGAACAAGCACGTGGAGTTCTTCCGCAACCTCTACCTGACCTTCCTGGAGTACGATGGGAACCTGCTGCGCCGGGAGCTCTTCGGCTGTgccagcctccccagc ccccccagcgACCAG ctgcagcaggcactggAGGAGTTGGACGAGGACGATCCCTGCTACGATTTCCGCCAGCAGCACCTCACGCAGCACCGCATCCACCTCTTCTTCCTGCAGTACGAGTTCCTGGCCCTTCCTGGCCCCACCGATGTCACCCTCGTGGCCCAGCTCTCCATGGACAG GTTACAGATGCTGGAGGCCATCTGCAAGCACTGGGCAGGCCCCATCAGCCTGGCGCTGTACATGTCGGATGCGGAGGCTCAGCAGTTCCTGCGCTACGCCCAGGCCTCGGAGGTGCTGAGCGCCCGCCGCAACGTCGCCTACCACATCGTCTACAAGGAGGGGCAGTTCTACCCCATCAACCTGCTGCGCAACGTGGCCTTGGCCAACACGCAGACGCCGTACGTCTTTCTGACGGACATTGACTTCTTGCCTATGTACGGCCTCTACAATTACCTCAG GAACTCcatccagcagctggagctgccccaGAGGAAGGCAGCTCTCATCGTGCCGGCTTTTGAGACCCTGCACTATCGCCTGACCTTCCCCAAAtccaaagcagagctgctctccatGCTGGACATGGGATCCCTCTACACCTTCAG GTACCACGTGTGGCCAAAAGGCCATGCCCCAACTGACTACGCCAAGTGGCGGACGGCCACCGTGCCGTACCGTGTGGCGTGGCAGCCGGACTTCGAGCCTTACGTTGTAGTGAGGCGAGACTGCCCCAGGTATGACCAGAGGTTCGTGGGCTTCGGCTGGAACAAGGTGTCCCACATCATGGAGCTGGATGCGCAG gaGTATGAGCTGCTGGTCCTGCCCAACGCCTTCATGATCCACATGCCCCACGCCCCCAGCTTTGACATCTCCAAGTTCCGCCTGAGCGCAGGGTACCGGGGCTGCCTCCAGACGCTGCGGGAGGAGTTCCACCAGGACCTGTCGCGGCGGTACGGGGCTGCCGCACTCAAATACCTCACCGCCGAGAGGAGCCTCTGA